Genomic segment of Myxococcus stipitatus:
TGCCGGCCGCGAAGCTCGCCGGCGCCAAGGTCATCGTCGGACGCCTGGACCTGTCCCACTGGCAGGGCCCCGCCCGCCGCGCGGTGCACTCACGGCTGACGGCGATGGCGGACCATGTCGTGGTCAACGCGGAGGCCATCCGCCGGCAGCTCGTGGACGAGGAGGGCCTGCCCGCCGCGCGCATCTCCGTGATCCACAACGGCCTGGACCTGGCGCGCTTCGATGCGCGCATGCGCGAGGGCCTCAAGGCGCCCCTGCCGGACACGGGCGACGCGCCCCTCCTGGTCCACGTCGCCAACATGAACCACCCGGTGAAGCGCCAGGAGGACCTGCTCCTCGCACTGGCCATGCTCCACCACGGCGGCACGCCCCTGCACGCGTTCCTCGTGGGGGATGGTCCTCGCCGCAAGGGCCTGGAGAAGCTGGCCGCGGAGCTGGGCGTGTCGGAGACCGTGCACTTCCTTCGGCACCGCACGGACGTCGCCGCCATCTACGCCCGGGCGACCCTGGGTGTCCTCTGCTCCAGCGCGGAGGGCATGTCCAACGCCGTCATGGAGGGCATGGCCGCCGGACTCCCCATGGTGGTGACCCGCGTCGGGGGAAACACGGACCTGGTCCGCGATGGAGAGCGGGGACTCGTCGTCCCCCCCGAGCGGCCCGCCCAGCTGGCCCAGGCCTTCAACCAGCTCCTGTCCCACCCCGAGAAGGCCCGCCGCATGGGGAAGGAGGCCCGGGAGTTCGTCGCCCGGGAGCTCTCCCTGGAGCGCCTGGTCCGCCTCCATGACGCGCTGTATCAACGAGTGGTCCACGGCTCTTAGCCGGGCATGTCAGACCGCCGTGGATACTTCGCGTCGCTCGCCGGCAATGGGAGCGTTGACTTCTCCGTAAGGTGGGGTGTTCCCACCCTACCTTGGAGCACCGCTCATGTTGTTTCCACTTCTGGTCGTGTTGGCCTCCACCGCGGCGCCGCAGTCTTGGAAATTCGACACGGATGGGACCCCCCAGGTCCACGTCTCCAATGTTGATGGCGCCGTTCGCGTAGATGCGGTAGACGGGAAAAGCGTGGTAATCGAGGCGGTGCCGGAAAAACCGGACAGTGGCCAGAAGGCGACTGAGGTGGAGGTGACCCAGGAGGGTGACGACATCCGGGCGAGGGTGTGCTGCGGCCCCTGCGAGGAGCGGAGGCAGTCGTGCAAGGGCCTCAGCCCGGTGCGGTTCGTGCTGAAGGTGCCGCGCGAGTCAGCGGTGGAGGTCTCGGTCGTCAACGCGGCGGTGACGGTGCAGGGCGTGAAGGGCGAGCAGCGTGTGTCCGCCGTCGAC
This window contains:
- the exoK gene encoding spore coat polysaccharide biosynthesis glycosyltransferase ExoK; translation: MRREEPGMGSRPVRLVQFTRSFHIGGTEVQVLELLRGLPPSYQLQVSVLEDAGPLMGAVWKLGYTAETFPLKGSVAQANTAYQVLRMARWLRSHRVDLVHVHDFYSSLIAVPAAKLAGAKVIVGRLDLSHWQGPARRAVHSRLTAMADHVVVNAEAIRRQLVDEEGLPAARISVIHNGLDLARFDARMREGLKAPLPDTGDAPLLVHVANMNHPVKRQEDLLLALAMLHHGGTPLHAFLVGDGPRRKGLEKLAAELGVSETVHFLRHRTDVAAIYARATLGVLCSSAEGMSNAVMEGMAAGLPMVVTRVGGNTDLVRDGERGLVVPPERPAQLAQAFNQLLSHPEKARRMGKEAREFVARELSLERLVRLHDALYQRVVHGS
- a CDS encoding DUF4097 family beta strand repeat-containing protein gives rise to the protein MLFPLLVVLASTAAPQSWKFDTDGTPQVHVSNVDGAVRVDAVDGKSVVIEAVPEKPDSGQKATEVEVTQEGDDIRARVCCGPCEERRQSCKGLSPVRFVLKVPRESAVEVSVVNAAVTVQGVKGEQRVSAVDGRVEVNGSERRLSVSTVKGEVVLAPRKLEGVEISTVSGDVRLKLPERADAKVEFSSVGGSFNGKSVSLGSKTRTYGAGTHEVEVSTVGGSLTVQE